The following are encoded together in the Hemicordylus capensis ecotype Gifberg chromosome 4, rHemCap1.1.pri, whole genome shotgun sequence genome:
- the SRSF3 gene encoding serine/arginine-rich splicing factor 3, whose product MHRDSCPLDCKVYVGNLGNNGNKTELERAFGYYGPLRSVWVARNPPGFAFVEFEDPRDAADAVRELDGRTLCGCRVRVELSNGEKRSRNRGPPPSWGRRPRDDYRRRSPPPRRRSPRRRSFSRSRSRSLSRDRRRERSLSRERNHKPSRSFSRSRSRSRSNDRK is encoded by the exons ATGCATCGTGATTCATGTCCACTGGATTGCAAGGTTTATGTAGGTAACCTTGGGAACAATGGCAACAAAACTGAATTGGAAAGAGCCTTCGGCTACTATGGACCACTGCGCAGTGTGTGGGTTGCTAGGAATCCCCCTGGTTTTGCCTTCGTTGAATTTGAAGACCCACGTGATGCTGCTGATGCAGTTAGAGAACTAGATGGGAG GACACTTTGTGGATGTCGTGTCAGGGTGGAACTGTCCAATGGTGAAAAGCGTAGTCGGAACCGTGGTCCGCCTCCTTCGTGGGGTAGACGTCCTCGAGATGACTATCGCAGGAGAAGTCCTCCACCTCGCCGCAG ATCTCCACGAAGGAGAAGCTTCTCCCGCAGCCGCAGCAG GTCCCTTTCTAGAGATAGAAGGAGAGAGAGATCACTGTCAAGAGAGAGAAATCATAAGCCTTCCCGGTCATTTTCCAGATCTCGTAG CCGTTCCAGGTCTAATGACAGAAAATAA